One part of the Osmerus mordax isolate fOsmMor3 chromosome 18, fOsmMor3.pri, whole genome shotgun sequence genome encodes these proteins:
- the glmp gene encoding glycosylated lysosomal membrane protein, protein MASITTTYTVIHCVLFMLLTVRFSSCFIGWGDGYRRKVSLELNPGLSPSLTPPPGVGLLHARAEGVNDTLHFLFCSQGAPALLLVHTNSSSSTLEVDWPAFLAHNTSGSLRVEPQSSILYSNAVVFTRLWEYDDVNDTADPSKVPPSSFLAPYELQTFTWADLNATLDPVSHTALLCGGDGGDSFSNGSLCLKFSAFEAAGRDQGWPSLLHNANSSQISVWLDGVKPRSNGSRFSLELQSVGGAYPMSRVDVLRSIDDEYTPSIFKVSQWASSPPNSSSSVLGYAQWKPVAYRKAKPVFEDATPCHHSPPEPLAWPPPSGLVLAFYTEGSHSPTTGLNITFSITGDPYYNTTNFLRWTVLVGLGSAPMDSFSTLVLTIMAVGLGTPLLIILLGGVWVCIRGKATPTPAAYEPIN, encoded by the exons ATGGCTTCGATTACGACAACATACACTGTTATACATTGTGTGTTGTTTATGCTTTTAACGGTTCGTTTTTCCTCGTGTTTTATCGGCTGGGGTGATGGCTACCGTCGGAAG GTGTCTCTGGAGTTGAACCCAGGTCTCAGTCCCTCGCTCACTCCGCCCCCTGGTGTTGGCCTGCTGCACGCGCGGGCCGAGGGTGTCAACGACACGCTGCACTTCCTCTTCTGCAGCCAGGGAGCGCCGGCCTTGCTTCTGGTGCACACCAACTCTTCGTCCTCCACTCTGGAGGTGGACTGGCCTGCCTTCCTGGCGCACAATACCTCCGGCAGCCTGAGGGTGGAGCCACAGAGCAGCATCCTCTACAGTAACGCTGTCGTCTTTACCAGG CTATGGGAGTACGACGATGTGAACGACACAGCGGACCCCTCCAAAGTGCCCCCCTCCAGCTTCCTGGCCCCCTACGAGCTGCAGACGTTCACCTGGGCTGACCTCAACGCCACGCTGGACCCCGTTTCCCACACTGCACTGCTGTGCGGAGGCGACGGTGGGGACAGCTTCTCCAATGGCTCCCTCTGTCTGAAG TTCTCAGCCTTCGAGGCGGCAGGGCGTGACCAGGGTTGGCCCAGCCTCCTACACAACGCAAACTCCTCCCAGATCAGTGTGTGGCTCGACGGGGTGAAGCCACGATCCAATGGGTCGAGGTTTTCCCTGGAGCTGCAGTCGGTGGGCGGAGCCTATCCCATGAGCAGAGTGGACGTGCTTCGCTCCATCGATGACGAGTACACCCCGTCTATATTCaag gtgTCTCAGTGGGCGTCGTCTCCCCCCAACTCCTCGTCCTCTGTGCTAGGCTACGCCCAGTGGAAGCCCGTAGCCTATCGGAAAGCCAAGCCCGTGTTTGAGGATGCCACCCCCTGCCACCACTCCCCCCCAGAGCCCCTGGcctggccccctccctctggcctGGTCCTGGCCTTCTACACGGAGGGCTCCCACTCCCCCACCACCGGCCTCAACATCACCTTCAGCATTACTGGAGACCCTTACTATAACACCACCAACTTCCTCCGCTG gactgTTCTGGTGGGTCTGGGCTCTGCTCCCATGGACTCCTTCTCTACTCTGGTTCTGACCATCATGGCGGTGGGCTTGGGTACTCCTCTGTTGATTATCCTGCTGGGCGGAGTCTGGGTCTGCATACGCGGGAAAGCCACACCCACGCCTGCGGCCTATGAACCAATTAACTGA